From the genome of Bacillus horti, one region includes:
- a CDS encoding TIGR01440 family protein, protein MNEKRTALYGQTKQMVDDLMLQTNLNEDHILVVGVSTSEVLGKKIGTAGAEGVATDLFAALHEVSQSSGFHLAFQCCEHLNRALVVERRTMKQFQLEEVSVIPAPQAGGAMAAYAYKQFQQAVMVEHIRADAGIDIGDTFIGMHIKHVAVPVRGSLSQIGEAHVTMAKSRPKLIGGNRAIYVEQVVE, encoded by the coding sequence ATGAATGAAAAAAGAACAGCTTTATACGGACAAACGAAGCAAATGGTGGACGATTTAATGCTACAGACTAACCTAAATGAGGATCATATTTTGGTCGTTGGAGTGAGTACTAGTGAGGTGCTTGGTAAGAAGATCGGTACAGCAGGAGCTGAGGGGGTGGCTACCGACCTCTTTGCTGCGTTGCATGAAGTAAGCCAGAGCAGTGGCTTCCATCTAGCTTTTCAATGCTGTGAGCATCTGAACAGAGCTTTGGTAGTGGAAAGACGAACGATGAAGCAATTTCAGCTCGAAGAGGTCAGTGTGATTCCTGCCCCGCAGGCTGGAGGAGCGATGGCGGCATACGCCTACAAGCAATTCCAGCAAGCGGTGATGGTGGAGCATATTAGAGCGGATGCTGGCATTGATATAGGGGATACGTTTATTGGCATGCATATCAAGCATGTAGCCGTTCCGGTTCGAGGAAGCCTAAGCCAAATTGGAGAGGCACATGTTACAATGGCAAAATCTAGACCGAAGCTTATCGGAGGAAATCGAGCTATCTATGTAGAACAAGTAGTGGAATAA
- the glyA gene encoding serine hydroxymethyltransferase, whose product MSFLQEKDPEIFQSIQNELARQRDKIELIASENFVSEAVLEAMGSVLTNKYAEGYPGRRYYGGCEHVDVAEDLARDRVKEIFGAEHANVQPHSGAQANMAVYFSILKPGDTVLGMNLSHGGHLTHGSPVNFSGQLYNFVDYGVDETSHLINYDDVLEKAKEHRPKLIVAGASAYSRIIDFAKMKEIADQVDAYFMVDMAHIAGLVAAGLHPSPVPHAHFVTSTTHKTLRGPRGGLILCKQEFAKQIDKSIFPGVQGGPLMHIIAAKAVSFKEALSPDFKTYVQAIIDNAKRLSERLKENDITLVSGGTDNHLVLVDVRSLGLTGKQAEHILDEIGITCNKNAIPFDPESPFVTSGIRIGTAAVTSRGFGVADMEEIADIMALSLKNPEDQAKQQEAANRVAELSKKHELYPGK is encoded by the coding sequence ATGTCATTTTTACAGGAAAAAGACCCAGAAATCTTTCAATCGATTCAAAACGAATTAGCACGTCAAAGAGATAAAATTGAATTGATTGCTTCAGAAAACTTTGTTAGTGAAGCGGTACTAGAAGCAATGGGCAGTGTGCTGACGAATAAATATGCTGAAGGCTATCCTGGTCGTCGATATTACGGAGGCTGTGAGCATGTTGATGTAGCTGAGGATTTGGCTAGGGACAGAGTAAAAGAGATCTTCGGCGCAGAGCATGCGAATGTACAGCCGCATTCCGGAGCTCAGGCGAATATGGCCGTTTATTTCTCCATCCTAAAGCCTGGAGATACGGTATTAGGGATGAATCTTTCTCACGGTGGACATTTGACTCATGGAAGCCCTGTTAACTTTTCGGGACAGCTATATAACTTTGTAGATTACGGTGTAGATGAGACGAGTCATTTAATCAATTATGACGATGTGCTAGAAAAAGCTAAGGAACATCGTCCAAAGCTTATTGTAGCAGGGGCAAGTGCCTACTCTAGAATCATTGATTTCGCAAAAATGAAGGAAATTGCTGATCAGGTAGACGCATATTTTATGGTGGATATGGCCCATATTGCCGGTCTTGTTGCTGCTGGTTTACATCCATCTCCTGTTCCACATGCTCACTTTGTCACATCAACCACACATAAAACACTTCGCGGTCCGCGTGGAGGTTTAATTTTATGTAAGCAGGAATTTGCCAAGCAAATCGATAAATCCATTTTTCCAGGTGTACAAGGCGGCCCTCTGATGCACATCATTGCAGCAAAGGCGGTGTCCTTTAAAGAAGCGCTTAGCCCGGACTTTAAGACATACGTACAGGCTATCATTGATAACGCCAAACGCCTCTCAGAGCGACTAAAAGAAAATGATATCACCCTCGTTTCAGGAGGAACAGATAACCACTTAGTGCTTGTTGATGTGCGTAGCCTAGGGTTGACGGGAAAACAGGCGGAGCATATTTTAGATGAGATCGGCATTACATGTAACAAAAATGCGATACCATTTGATCCAGAAAGTCCATTTGTGACTAGTGGAATTAGAATTGGTACAGCGGCTGTAACATCTAGAGGATTTGGGGTTGCGGATATGGAGGAAATTGCTGATATTATGGCGTTATCCTTGAAGAACCCTGAAGATCAAGCTAAGCAACAGGAAGCAGCAA
- the rpiB gene encoding ribose 5-phosphate isomerase B yields the protein MKIAIASDHGGLRIKEEIKALLDELKLSYEDFGCQCEDSVDYPDYALPVAQRVASGEFDRGILICGTGIGMSIAANKIKGIRCALAHDTFSAQATREHNDSNVLAMGERVIGPGLARDIARIWLQTEFLGGRHQRRIEKVSDMENQL from the coding sequence GTGAAAATTGCTATTGCATCAGACCATGGAGGATTAAGGATTAAAGAAGAAATCAAGGCTTTGCTTGATGAACTGAAGCTATCCTACGAGGATTTTGGCTGTCAGTGTGAGGATTCGGTTGATTATCCTGATTATGCCCTGCCGGTAGCTCAGAGGGTTGCTTCTGGTGAGTTTGATCGAGGAATTCTAATTTGTGGTACAGGTATAGGCATGAGTATTGCAGCTAACAAAATCAAAGGAATTCGTTGTGCTCTGGCTCATGATACGTTCAGTGCTCAGGCTACCAGAGAGCATAATGATTCAAATGTTTTAGCGATGGGTGAGCGTGTCATCGGACCTGGTTTAGCCCGGGATATTGCCCGAATCTGGCTGCAAACAGAGTTTTTAGGTGGACGTCATCAGAGACGGATCGAGAAGGTTAGCGATATGGAAAATCAGTTGTAA